The Chitinophaga pinensis DSM 2588 region AGCGACCTGCTTATTATTGGGAGATGGCCGCCGTGTTATATTCGACAGACTCCCCTACCCTGGTGACAGTGAGTTTGACCGTTCTGAAAGGATGACACTCACCCGGACCGACCTGGATGAATACCTGCTGTTCAATCACCAGGAACGACTCTTTTATCATTTCCGCTCACTACAACCTGGCGATACCGAATACCGGCTTTATTCCATCAGTGATGAAGCCGGATTCATGATCAGTTTTCACTACAATAACAAGGGAGCTCTGATCCGTATCGTCGACAGTGCAGGACGACACCTGCATATAGAAAATGACTCCAAAGGACGTATTACGGGCGTCCGTGCGCATCACCGTGGACAACAGAAACAGCTGGTCCGCTATGAATATAATACCGCTGGTGATATGACCGCCATTATTGACGCACTGGAACAGACAACCCGGATGCAATATCATCAGCACCTGATGATGAAGAAAACAGACCGTAACGGACAAAGCTTTTACTGGGAATATGACGGCAAAGGACGTTGTGTGCATACCTGGGGAGATGAAGGGCTGCTGGAAGGACGGATCGAATACAATCCACAGGAAGGCTATAACCTGGTAACGAATGCCCTCGGTCAGACCACCACTTACTACTACACACCAGACTTCCTGGTGACACAGATAAAAGATCCGCTGGGCAACTCGCAGTTCACAGCATATACAGAAGATGCGGAGATCTACCGGGAAATAGATGAAGAAGCCAATGTAACCGGTTATGCCTATGACGAAAAAGGCAACCGCACTCAAATTATACACCCGGATGGCAGTACAATATTCTTCAACTATGATGATGAAGACCGGCTCTTACTCAGCGTAGGCGCACAGGGCGGCAGCCGCTCTTATGTGTATTATGAAGAGGGACCATTGAAGGGACTCCTGCACAGCTTTACAGAAGCGGACGGCAGAATGAGCATTTTCAGTTACAATGAAAAGAAACTGCTGGTAAAAGTAGAAGACAGACAGCGCAACAGTACCCTGCTGGAATATGATGAAGACCACAATATTTCAGCACTTATCCTGCAAAATGGAGGCCATAGCAGCTGGCAATACGATGCCTGGGGACAATGTATCCATACAGTCAATTCCCTCCAGCAGGAGCAGCATTTCCGTTATGATCTGCTGGGCCGTGCTACGGAGATCTTATACGCCGACGGCAATCAGCTGCAACTACGATACAATGCCTATAACGAGGTAGTAGAGGCAAAAGACAGGAACCGGCATCTCCGCTTTGCATACACCCCACTGGGCAGTGTCAGGATGCGTGAAGAGAATGGCGCTAAGCTCCATTTCCTGTATAACAATGCAGAACAGCTGACCAGTCTGATCAACGAAAAAGGAGAAATGTACCGCCTGGGTCGTAATGGCCGTGGAGATATTATCCATGAAACCGGCTTTGACGGTATACAGAGACATTACCACCGGGATGCGGCAGGCAAAGTAGTCAGGACCGAACGTCCCGGCCACCGCTGGACGGAATATGAATATGATTTCAATGGTCGCGTGACCCGGGCAGAACATAGTGACGGCAGCTGGGAAACCTATAGCTACGACCGGAACGGTCAGCTGATAGAAGCGATGAATGAGCATAGCACGGTCAGACTGCAACGCGATGCCATGGGACGTATTGTGCAGGAATATCAGAATGAGTTTACCGTCAGCAGTACCTATGACAAACACAATCGCCGTCAGCAGGTGCAAAGCAGTCTGGGAGCTGATCTGCTTATACAGCGCAATGCATTGGGTGAAGTCACCGGTATGCAGGCAGATGTGGCAGGATCTGCTCAGCCATGGCATACGGAGATCCTCCGGAATATACAAGGACTGGAAATCGGGCGTATACTACCCGCCGGAATAGAAAGTACCTGCACCTACAACCCACTGGGCTTGCCGGAAAGCTATGTCGCTACTATCGGTGGCAACAGCATCCGCCGCAGACATTATAGCTGGGATGCGGCCCAGCAACTGAAACAGATTGTCAATGGCATTACCCATGGAGTCGTTAAATACAGTCATGACGATACCGGTAATCTGACCTGGGCGCAATATGAAGATGGTCAGTATGACTATCGCCTGCCTGATAAAACAGGTAATATTTACCGTACACAGGCAAGGAATGATCGCAAATACGGCCCCGGTGGTAAACTGGCCGAAAGTACAGAGGCCCGTTTCATTTATGACGAGGAAGGCTTCCTGGTGAAAAAGATCGATCTGAAAGCTGCCGATGCAGTATGGCAATACGAGTGGTATGGCAACGGCATGTTGAAGAAAGTGACCCGTCCTGACAACAAGGTCGTGGAGTTCCGTTACGACGCATTGGGACGACGCATAGAAAAGCAATATAAGGGACAGATTACGCGCTTTGTATGGGATGGTAATATCACACTCCATCAATGGCATTATCCTGCCAGTGAACGGCCTGCAATTGAAATTGACGAACTGGGAGATATAAGGCAGCATCATCCGGAACCTGTGCCTGCTGAAAATCTGATCACCTGGGTATTTGAAGAAGGTACGCTGATACCGGTCGCTAAGCTGACCCAAGACGCCAGATATGCTATCCTCTCCGATTACCTGGGTACACCGGCGGAAGCCTACGATGCCTCCGGGGAAAAGGTATGGGAAGGGGAATTGGATATTTATGGAAAGCTGCGTAAGTTAGCCGGCGCCAGCGATTTTATTCCATTCCGCCGGCAGGGACAATATGAAGATGTCGAAACGGGCTTATACTATAACCGTTTCCGATATTATAGTCCGCTGGAAGGACTGTATATCAGTCAGGATCCGATCCGACTGGAAGGCGGCAGCCGGTTCTATGAATATTCCAGGTGCCCGACCCTGATACTGGATCCATTTGGTCTGGTAGACTTCTATCACGCTACTTCCAGTCCGGGCGCCACAAAGGGTGTATTAGGCGGGGTCGATCCTTCAACAGGACGGCCTAACCTCGATTTCAACCCATCTGGACAGGGCGGTTTTTATGTCACCAATGACCTGGAACAGGCACGTAGCTGGGTGAAAAATGGCGGTTCTGTGATCCATTATGATATACCGGAAAGCGAACTGGCCAAGCTGAGTATTAAAACATTTGACAGCGCTTCAGATGAATGGGCAGACTATGTTAAACAGGGAAGAGCGGGTACCCTGGCGCATGACTTTGACGGTGTCGAAGGGCCAATGATCGCTCTCAAAGCCAGTAAAAAAGCAGGTAAGCCGAAACCTGTTAAATTACAGCCGGACGGCAGACTCGGACATCAGCTGGCCATCTTCACCGATAAGGCAGCAAAACTCTTTGATAAATTCTTAAAAGGTTGCGTATAAAATGAGTAGTATAACATACAGTAATGAATCAGGCGATATCATCCTCTTCGACCCGGAAACGTACCTGGCAATTCTGAAGGCATGTCTGCAGGAATTCTTTGGTAAATCAGAGGAATCCGCCAGTGATATCATCGGACAAAGCGGGCATCTCAGCCTTGAGAACTTCCCGCCGAAAGACTTCAACCAGATGGCATTACTGGACCATCTGACCATCTTTGACTTTGCCTATAATATGCTGCGGGACCTGCCGGATCCTTCGTTAAGCAGCTATGCCGTCCTTCCTATGGATACTTACCTTGACTGGGAGGAAGATTTCATTCAGAAAAATGAGCTGAATCCGGATTACATCTTGTATGAGGGCGAAGATGAAGATGAGGGAGAAGAAGACTAACTTTATGTCTTTAAAAACAGCCCGTTTATGACAGACCCGGACTTCAATAAACTCGTCTACGAAATCGCCAGCCTGGTACCCAAAGGACGTGTCACTTCTTATGGCGCAATCGCCAAAGCTTTGGGAATGGCGAACTACTCCCGTATGGTCGGTCATGCAATGGGCGTCTGCGGAAAAAAAGTGCCTGCTCAACGCGTGGTAAACAGTCAGGGACGACTGACAGGAGAACCCGGCGGCATTGCAGCCCGCAAAAAGCTACTGGAGAAAGAAGGTGTTGAGGTAAAAAACGATAAAATAGTTAACTTCAGAAAGTTGTTCTGGGATCCATCCAGCGAACTATAAGCAGCCTTACTGCTGATCCTCCATATAACAGCTGAAGGCCCTGGGGAAACAGACTTCCCCAGGGCTTTATTTTTTGCAAAACATCAGTTATCTGTTGTTGTTGGTGGCTTCTGACCAAAAATCCGGCTCATTTGCGCATACATTTCAGGATGATGTTGTTTGAATCGTTCCGGTTTCTGAAAGAAATACTCCGAAGCCACTGCCAGAAATTCCGCCTCATTTGTCAATGCATACGGATTGATATCTGATCGTCCCTGCTCGATGCGACGCATTTCCTCATGCATCATTTTCAACCAGGGTACAGTATATTCATGTCGCATCAGATTCTCAGGTATACCATCTGTCGCACCGTCTGACATATCCAGCAAATGAACAAATTCGTGAATGGCCGTATGCTCTGTACCGGGTGAGCCGGAAAATGCCTTTGTCAAAGCTGCTCTGGACAATAACATCTGTCCGTTCATATAACCGGAGCCTACCATGCCCAGTATATTCCGTTCATCTCCTTCAAACTGAAAATTGTGATCAAAGGTATCCGGATAAAGTATCACGTTGGTGAGATTACGATATTTCCAGTCGGGAAAACCAAAGATGGGGACTACAGCACTCGCAGCAACGTACACTTTGTCCAGATCAGTGACTTCCGTACCAACACCTTCAATACGCACGTATTGTAAAAACTCATTGACCAGTGCTTCAAACCTCCCCTTTTCTTTATCATCCAGGAGCTGGTAATAACGGATATGGTCATTCAGTAAAGTTTTATAAATACCTGCCAGGGTCTGATCCTTTGCCTGCTTTTCCTTCTTACGGCGCATGTAGAGTACGATGACCAGGCAAAATAATAATAAACCGATTGTATAGAACATCATGCATTAAATGTAAGTAAAATACACCAGCAGCCACCGCACTTTGCCAGGTTCCAAAGCAGGGACTGGCAAACAGGAAAGAGAATCCATAATTATTACAATGCCCTAATGCATTGTAATCGGTAATTTTATGCTTATTTTAAGATAAGATTACAGGACATAACCCGCTGAAAAGAAATATTATGAAGTTCTTTATAAACGAAGTTGACCAGATCGTAAATGAATCAATTGATGGCCTGTTAACCAATCCCAGGTTGGCCAAACTGGATAGTTTCCCTCAGGTACGCGTGGTCGTGCGAAAAGATTGGGATAAGTCTAAAGTAGCCGTTATTTCAGGTGGAGGCTCCGGGCATGAACCTGCCCATGCGGGTTTTGTGGGTAAGGGAATGCTGACTGCGGCTATCTGTGGCGATATATTCGCTTCTCCTTCTGTGGATGCGGTATTGTCGGCTATTCTGGCAGTCACCGGACCAGCGGGATGTTTGCTTGTCATTAAGAATTATACCGGCGACAGACTGAATTTCGGTCTGGCCGCTGAACAGGCCCGCGCCTTAGGTTATAACGTTGAAACGCTGATCGTGGGAGACGATATTGCGCTTGGTAAGGAAGTACACAGAAGAGGACTTGCGGGAACACTGTTTGTCCATAAAATAGCCGGACAACTGGCAGAAGAAGGTGGTTCGCTTGCAGAAGTAAGCCGTGTTGCTCATACTGTTGCAGGACAGATTGCTTCGATCGGTCTATCCTTATCAGAATACCGGCAATTGGGACAGGCATTCCACTCCCGTTTGCGGGATGACCAGGTAGAGCTGGGCTTAGGCATACATGGTGAACCAGGCATCGATATCATTCCTTATGATAAGGCAGATAAGCTGATGGAGATCGTTGTAAAAAAGTTACTGGAAAGTTTAGCAGTTCCCGATAGCCGCTATGCACTGCTCTTTAATAATATGGGCGGTGTCAGTCCGGTGGAAATGGGCCTCCTGGTCAATTCTTTCCGGAAGAGCACTTTTGCCGCACAGGTGGATTATCTCATTGGTCCCTCTCCGATGATGTCTTCCATCAATATGAACGGTTTCTCCATATCCGTCTTGCAGTTATCTGATGAACTTGAGCGTTTACTGCTATCTTATGCGGAGCCTTCCGCCTGGCAGCTGCACCGCTTTAAAACGCCAATAACGGTAGAAAGTCCGGTATTGCCGCCTACCATTCAATATCCTGCTTCCGCCAATGCAACGGTGAGAGCGCTGATACAAGGTATTGCCAGTCTGCTGGTGAGCATCGAAACAGAGATCAATATGCTGGATGCGAAAGTAGGAGACGGAGACGCCGGTTCTACTTTTGCGCTGGCGGGTAAACTGATACTCTCCCATCTTGACCAGCTACCCTTGAATGAGACGGATAAACTCCTGACGACTATTGGTCGCCTGATGGCAAGACAAGCCGGTGGATCCAGCGGCGTACTATTGTCTATTCTCTTCACGGCTGCAGGCAGTGCTTATGCAGAAGAGGCAGATCTTGGGAAAGCCTTATCCGCAGGACTACAAAGCGTCAAACATTTCGGGGGTGCAAAAGTTGGCGACAGAACCATGATAGATGCCCTGGAACCTGCTTTTGCCGCTTTAGATACCTCGCTGGCACAAGCTGCCTTACAAGCACGTGAAGGGGCAGAAAGCACCAGAAGAATACTCAATACAAAATTCGGCCGTTCTTCTTACCTGGCTGAAAATACGCTGAGAGATATTCCCGATCCGGGAGCAGAGGTGATTGCCAGGGTTTTTGAGTATGTTGCTGCACAGTAAAACTCATTTCCTGATTTATATCTATGCAACAAGACACACTGATTATCGGCTGCAACGGCTCTGTGGCAGCTATCCCGGACCAATGACGGTCAGGAAGTATGGCGAACTAAATTACGTCAGGAAATACTCGGCGGCATATCCTTAGAAATGTACCTGTGTCAACGCCAGGAGGCCGTATCCTACTCAACGAAGCAGATAAAACTTCGTCTATATCAGTTGCTTGCTCGCAGAAGGTGACTGACCAAAGTGTGCCTTAAATAAACGTGAAAAGTGTGCGCTGCTTTCAAATCCAAGGGAATAACACACATTCTTTACGCTCATACCCGTTGCCAGCATTTCCCTTGCTTTTGTCAGGCGTTTCTGACGGATCCAGGCAGCAGGCGTCGTATGATAAATAGCATGGAAATCGCGCTTAAAACTACTCAGGCTTCTGCCGCACAGATAAGCCAGATCATTCAGCGATATGGGATTAGCATAATTTTCCTCTACAACAGTGGGTATATCTGCATAAACCTGTTGTTTCAGCTGTAATAACTGCTGTAACAGATTCCTGTCTGTACTCGTCAGGTCATATAGCAGCTCCAGCATTTTCAGTCTGATCAGTCCACCATCGATCTGTTCCTGGTCATGAAAGTAAGGCTTTACTGACTCAAAGAATTTCAATAGGCGGTCGTTCACAGGCTTCGGACAGATCCTGGCTGCTTCTGCTGTTTCCACAGATTCTATCCTGGCCATTTTTATAAAATCGATAATGAATTCCTCCTTCAGGAAGAACATCATACTTTCATACAGATAGCCCATTTCGGGATTACCGATCTTGTCGTAGTTGATCTGTGAAGCCTTCTTCATCAGGATCATCTCATTCTTCCTGATCACATATTCCATCTTCCCGTGCGTGATCACGTTTGTCCCTTCCAATACCACCAGCAGCATCGCTTCTTCCAGGTACTGACTCCCTTTCTTGCTGGTTGAATTGGTATGCGAGCAGGACTCTACAATAGACAATCCATCCAGTTTCAATGCGTTATGATAATGCGGGGCAGAGATCAATCCAAACGGAATCTTCAATACTTTTGTGTTCAATCCTATAAAAATTTGATAGCTACGAAGTTACAATACAAGTAGCTGATTTTATGACTAATTAGTCCATATTTATTTGCAAAAACGTCCAGATCTGTCTTTATGTACGACGCTGACCTTTTTTGTCAAGCCATTTGCCCCGTATAAAAAAATGCATTGGACGTAAAAGTCAAAAAACATGGACCGTAAAGTGCTATGATAATTCTCTTAATAACTGAATTTTGCCTCTGTAAACAGAACACGTAAACATTTAATTGCCAGGTGCAGTTATACTTAAAAACATTACTACCATGATTCAAGCGAAAGCGTATGCAGCACAGACCCCTGAGTCCGATTTAGCACCCTGGAACTTTGAAAGAAGGGATGTTGGCAATCACGATGTACAATTTGATATCCTGTACTGCGGCGTTTGCCACTCTGACCTGCATCAGATAAAAAATGAATGGTTCCCCGGTATTTTCCCGATGGTGCCTGGTCACGAGATTGTAGGTAAGGTATCAAAAGTAGGCCCTCATGTTAAGAAATATAAAGTAGGCGACCTGGTAGGTGTTGGTTGCCTGGTAGACAGCTGCCGTAGCTGCGACAACTGTAAAGACGGACTGGAACAATACTGTACCAATGGTCACTCCCAGACTTATAACGGTACCGAACAGGACCACAAAACACCTACTTATG contains the following coding sequences:
- a CDS encoding DUF6531 domain-containing protein is translated as MLVSNKHFTPVIGLDIHIVILLGFPIPLPHPYIGLVIDPMDYIPFIGATTKVNHVPRGKSDTSGLIIILFHIPMGGPFLLAPMIGHDSVNFFGSKTVKVEGNLMTPSGHMLMTCNDIGIPLSLQPGKKLKPIPSIYLPTSFSIPLSFGKPVMVGGPYIPDWAGALLNLVMSFGFGALMKGLGKGLKKLGKAAKKAKRKITDFNLARQNSLGSNKLSGLLCKMGFEPVDLVQGIVVYEGTDFELPGPIPLSWERCWNSDSTYQGPLGHGTHLSYDMRVLDFAEEEATCLLLGDGRRVIFDRLPYPGDSEFDRSERMTLTRTDLDEYLLFNHQERLFYHFRSLQPGDTEYRLYSISDEAGFMISFHYNNKGALIRIVDSAGRHLHIENDSKGRITGVRAHHRGQQKQLVRYEYNTAGDMTAIIDALEQTTRMQYHQHLMMKKTDRNGQSFYWEYDGKGRCVHTWGDEGLLEGRIEYNPQEGYNLVTNALGQTTTYYYTPDFLVTQIKDPLGNSQFTAYTEDAEIYREIDEEANVTGYAYDEKGNRTQIIHPDGSTIFFNYDDEDRLLLSVGAQGGSRSYVYYEEGPLKGLLHSFTEADGRMSIFSYNEKKLLVKVEDRQRNSTLLEYDEDHNISALILQNGGHSSWQYDAWGQCIHTVNSLQQEQHFRYDLLGRATEILYADGNQLQLRYNAYNEVVEAKDRNRHLRFAYTPLGSVRMREENGAKLHFLYNNAEQLTSLINEKGEMYRLGRNGRGDIIHETGFDGIQRHYHRDAAGKVVRTERPGHRWTEYEYDFNGRVTRAEHSDGSWETYSYDRNGQLIEAMNEHSTVRLQRDAMGRIVQEYQNEFTVSSTYDKHNRRQQVQSSLGADLLIQRNALGEVTGMQADVAGSAQPWHTEILRNIQGLEIGRILPAGIESTCTYNPLGLPESYVATIGGNSIRRRHYSWDAAQQLKQIVNGITHGVVKYSHDDTGNLTWAQYEDGQYDYRLPDKTGNIYRTQARNDRKYGPGGKLAESTEARFIYDEEGFLVKKIDLKAADAVWQYEWYGNGMLKKVTRPDNKVVEFRYDALGRRIEKQYKGQITRFVWDGNITLHQWHYPASERPAIEIDELGDIRQHHPEPVPAENLITWVFEEGTLIPVAKLTQDARYAILSDYLGTPAEAYDASGEKVWEGELDIYGKLRKLAGASDFIPFRRQGQYEDVETGLYYNRFRYYSPLEGLYISQDPIRLEGGSRFYEYSRCPTLILDPFGLVDFYHATSSPGATKGVLGGVDPSTGRPNLDFNPSGQGGFYVTNDLEQARSWVKNGGSVIHYDIPESELAKLSIKTFDSASDEWADYVKQGRAGTLAHDFDGVEGPMIALKASKKAGKPKPVKLQPDGRLGHQLAIFTDKAAKLFDKFLKGCV
- a CDS encoding MGMT family protein — encoded protein: MTDPDFNKLVYEIASLVPKGRVTSYGAIAKALGMANYSRMVGHAMGVCGKKVPAQRVVNSQGRLTGEPGGIAARKKLLEKEGVEVKNDKIVNFRKLFWDPSSEL
- a CDS encoding zinc-dependent peptidase, producing MMFYTIGLLLFCLVIVLYMRRKKEKQAKDQTLAGIYKTLLNDHIRYYQLLDDKEKGRFEALVNEFLQYVRIEGVGTEVTDLDKVYVAASAVVPIFGFPDWKYRNLTNVILYPDTFDHNFQFEGDERNILGMVGSGYMNGQMLLSRAALTKAFSGSPGTEHTAIHEFVHLLDMSDGATDGIPENLMRHEYTVPWLKMMHEEMRRIEQGRSDINPYALTNEAEFLAVASEYFFQKPERFKQHHPEMYAQMSRIFGQKPPTTTDN
- a CDS encoding dihydroxyacetone kinase subunit DhaK, whose amino-acid sequence is MKFFINEVDQIVNESIDGLLTNPRLAKLDSFPQVRVVVRKDWDKSKVAVISGGGSGHEPAHAGFVGKGMLTAAICGDIFASPSVDAVLSAILAVTGPAGCLLVIKNYTGDRLNFGLAAEQARALGYNVETLIVGDDIALGKEVHRRGLAGTLFVHKIAGQLAEEGGSLAEVSRVAHTVAGQIASIGLSLSEYRQLGQAFHSRLRDDQVELGLGIHGEPGIDIIPYDKADKLMEIVVKKLLESLAVPDSRYALLFNNMGGVSPVEMGLLVNSFRKSTFAAQVDYLIGPSPMMSSINMNGFSISVLQLSDELERLLLSYAEPSAWQLHRFKTPITVESPVLPPTIQYPASANATVRALIQGIASLLVSIETEINMLDAKVGDGDAGSTFALAGKLILSHLDQLPLNETDKLLTTIGRLMARQAGGSSGVLLSILFTAAGSAYAEEADLGKALSAGLQSVKHFGGAKVGDRTMIDALEPAFAALDTSLAQAALQAREGAESTRRILNTKFGRSSYLAENTLRDIPDPGAEVIARVFEYVAAQ
- a CDS encoding helix-turn-helix domain-containing protein, with amino-acid sequence MNTKVLKIPFGLISAPHYHNALKLDGLSIVESCSHTNSTSKKGSQYLEEAMLLVVLEGTNVITHGKMEYVIRKNEMILMKKASQINYDKIGNPEMGYLYESMMFFLKEEFIIDFIKMARIESVETAEAARICPKPVNDRLLKFFESVKPYFHDQEQIDGGLIRLKMLELLYDLTSTDRNLLQQLLQLKQQVYADIPTVVEENYANPISLNDLAYLCGRSLSSFKRDFHAIYHTTPAAWIRQKRLTKAREMLATGMSVKNVCYSLGFESSAHFSRLFKAHFGQSPSASKQLI